TATTTTGTCACCAAAACTCTCCGCCCATATTGGATGGATTGGGAAGGATAGTAAAACACTCTCATCCCCTTTCTTCTCTACTATTTTTCGCTATAAGAAAGACTCGAGAATACAACCTTGTTGATATGATAGGATTTAAACTTTTTAAGTTTTTTCAGTGTAAAAGATATCCTTGCAAGATAGCTATCAGTAGTTTTAAATTGAAATCTTTCAAGATGCATTATCAAGTTTTTGGAATGAATTTGTTATGATTTTGAAGTTTAGGGACCAAATGAAAAAAATAATGCAAATCAAAAGGACTAATTCGGTAATTATTTCTACAAGTTCACCTGCTACCTGAACTATTGGTAATTCAATGCATACAATAGTAGAGATTTAGAAGTTGAATGCATATAATAGAAGATttgaaagttggatgcatacaataggaatttggtaAAAATTCAATGCATTTTTAAACAATTTTCCCTAATAGATTTGTACATTGTACATTCTAAATAATCACCTAGTTCCATAGAAAAACCTACCTCTAACTTACAAATATACCACTATTTTTACATTAAAAAAACTTGTTAATCACAACCCTAATTGTTGTCATTTTATGGCATTTCCATCCTATACGGTCGGTTTTGGTTATATTTAAAAAAAGGggcatgattctcacacacacttttttgatcctcacacattaATTGAGTATTATTAAAAGAGTAAAAAGTTAAAATAGGTGTGCGAGGataaaaaaagtgtgtgtgagaatcatcccctgaAAAAAagtataaaataaaatttaataatagaAAACACTTTAGATATTAGAGGATTTGTTTCAAAATTCAAACCCTTTTCCAATTCCAATTCATACCTTCTTTATTTTCCACAACGAAAACACTTTCTTTTACGACACGCTTTTCCCCAATTCCCCAAATCTCAGAACTTTATTTGCCGATTCGATCAAGATCAAATATACTACTACTTCAATCGGTTGATCGGTGATTATAGTCGGTATGATTCTGTTAAATCATCGCTCTGATCTAAACGATTATTTATTATTGATGATTTAGGTTAAATTTTGCTTAAACAAGTTTAATCAGTTGAATTTCTCATTAATTAGATTAAATTAAACCTGTATATAGTGATAATTCCCGTTTTTGGTCCAGATCTATGATTGAATTGCTTGATGATATGTTTATCTAGTGTTCATGATTAAGATTTAAGATATGATATTGTTGCTGGTTGTAGTTCAAATGTTATTGACTGTTaaaataaaatatcaatatttatcatTAAGCATGTGTTTTGATATCTTGTTTTGATAATTCTGCAGAAAAAATGTCTATTGCCCGGCCTCATCATGCCGAAAATAATCAATTTTCGGGCGAATTTAGATCTTCCTTTGTTAGAAATCATCCTCATATGTATGGATCAGGCTCCACTTCGGCGGTTACTGCTAACAGGCGTTACGTTAATAATAACCATAGAAGAAACTATAACAATCAGCAAGACTTCATATTGAATGAACCTAGACCACAATATAACATGTCTAATTATGTTGATGCTGAAGCTTTACCTTCTCTTAAAAGAAGGAAGTTTTCTGCTACTAATTGGGAAAGTTATGGGTCATCTTATAATCAAACTTCTGCGCCCAATTATCCATATTCCACTTTAAACTCCAAGATTGCATACCTTCCTCCTGTAGCATCATCTGATGTTCATGCTAGAAATGGTACATCTACTAGTTATAAGCGTGACCGTACACGATTTGAAGATGAAGACACTGAGTTTATGTCAAGGGATCAGATTGAGAGGCTTTCACCTTCCAGAAAAGATGGTATTGATGCCACACAGGAAACACATTTGCGGTATTCTTACTGTGCGTTTCTCCAGAACCTCGGAGTTCGTCTTGAGCTGTAAGCAAAACAATTAAAATTTTCCATGTGCATTTGATTGTTTATTAAATACTTAAACTTTTTGTTTATGCAATATAATTACAGGCCACAAACTACTATTGGAACAGCTATGGTTCTATGCCATCGGTTTTTTGTTCGGCGGTCACATGCAGCTCATGATAGATTTGTAAGTTGCTTTTTTAAGTAAACAACTAAATACAGTGATGCTATATGATGTCTATTAATGCTACTAATCAAGTAATTTTGTAGTTGATTGCTACTGCTGCTCTTTTCCTTGCTGCTAAGTCCGAGGAGACACCTTGCcctttaaataatgttttgagagCTTCCTCTGAGATTTTTTACAAGCAGGATTTCAATGTACTATGCTTTCTAATGCCTGTGGTGAGTACTTCCACTGTATTATACATTTGTAATTGTATACGTCAGCAATGGAAAAACTGGCAATATAAGGAGATTTCGCAATAATGGAATTGGACTGATCAGGCTGGGTTGGTTTGGTTTCGTTGATTTTGTGgttttgtaaaaaatatatattgctAATGCAGTAATGCTTTATGACTGCAATTCTTTTCTAAAGTAATCTCCAAATGAAAATGAATTTGAGGCTAAATGCATTTAGATTACACTTTGGATGACTTCTACCCGGTTCAACCCATTTGACCCATCCCTCTTTTGACCCGTTAAGATAGAATACAACCAAAATTGACCCATGAACAAATATATGTTTGAAGTTGTCGCCTCTTGTaccttgaatgattattttttttctAATGCACCACCATAACAGGATTGGTTTGATCAATACCAAGAGAGGGTGACTGGAGCTGAGCAGATAATATTGACGACTCTAAACTTTGAGCTTAACGTGCAGCATCCATATGCCCATCTCACATCTATTCTTGACAAATTAGGTCTTGCACAGTCACTTTTGGTCAATCTGGCGTTGAGCTTGGTCAGTGAAGGGTAAGCCATTATACGTATTGCATTTAACAAACATTAAGAAGCTGGACTATGAAAATCTTGAAGTTGATGGTTATGTATTGTTGCTATCTTGAATTTGGAATAGTGATAGATAGCATGCTACTATGGAGATATGCTTCTTGATCCAGTAATCTTGCTTCTATCTTCTGCACACGTGGTCCATGTAGTTGTGTGTATCGTTTATTGATTGTTTGGATTGACATATAATTGCAGGGACTATAGAAGTGTAGCATGCACGCCTGTATGATTTACTTAGCTGGTGGatagatatgcagttttatttgtcATCTGAAGTTAAACAACCGATGTGAATGGATGCAGTTACTATGAAATTTTTTTCTAACTTGGTGTCTGACCTAGGGGTATATGTGGTTCAGTTAACCTAACCTTTTTGAGAAAACTCAAACCTAACGTCATACGTGGTTCGGGCTTTTAACTCATCTAGTGGTTAACCTGTTTTGGCTAACATGTGGTGAATCTAGCAATTAACATG
This genomic window from Rutidosis leptorrhynchoides isolate AG116_Rl617_1_P2 chromosome 2, CSIRO_AGI_Rlap_v1, whole genome shotgun sequence contains:
- the LOC139890746 gene encoding cyclin-T1-4-like isoform X1, whose product is MSIARPHHAENNQFSGEFRSSFVRNHPHMYGSGSTSAVTANRRYVNNNHRRNYNNQQDFILNEPRPQYNMSNYVDAEALPSLKRRKFSATNWESYGSSYNQTSAPNYPYSTLNSKIAYLPPVASSDVHARNGTSTSYKRDRTRFEDEDTEFMSRDQIERLSPSRKDGIDATQETHLRYSYCAFLQNLGVRLELPQTTIGTAMVLCHRFFVRRSHAAHDRFLIATAALFLAAKSEETPCPLNNVLRASSEIFYKQDFNVLCFLMPVDWFDQYQERVTGAEQIILTTLNFELNVQHPYAHLTSILDKLGLAQSLLVNLALSLVSEGLRSSLWLQFKPHQIAAGAAYLAARSVNMDLTSCHNVWQEFYTPPSVLKDVVQQLMELF
- the LOC139890746 gene encoding cyclin-T1-4-like isoform X2; this encodes MSIARPHHAENNQFSGEFRSSFVRNHPHMYGSGSTSAVTANRRYVNNNHRRNYNNQQDFILNEPRPQYNMSNYVDAEALPSLKRRKFSATNWESYGSSYNQTSAPNYPYSTLNSKIAYLPPVASSDVHARNGTSTSYKRDRTRFEDEDTEFMSRDQIERLSPSRKDGIDATQETHLRYSYCAFLQNLGVRLELPQTTIGTAMVLCHRFFVRRSHAAHDRFLIATAALFLAAKSEETPCPLNNVLRASSEIFYKQDFNVLCFLMPVDWFDQYQERVTGAEQIILTTLNFELNVQHPYAHLTSILDKLGLAQSLLVNLALSLVSEGDYRSVACTPV